A part of Streptomyces sp. NBC_01451 genomic DNA contains:
- a CDS encoding mechanosensitive ion channel family protein yields MSLPAVLLAAGSSPSPSPTPSESPTALVPSLQDAQESATNAASWVEQNWSTWLAIGLKVLLILVIAVALRVAVRRAITKLIDRMNRTVQAADGPAGGTALGSLLVNVERRRQRSQAIGSVLRSVASFIILGTAALMVLSAFQINLAPLLASAGVAGVAIGFGARNLVTDFLSGVFMILEDQYGVGDTIDAGVASGEVIEVGLRVTKLRGDQGEIWYVRNGEVKRIGNLSQGWATAGVDVTVRADVDLDQLKATLAEVSENMSREEPWNELLWGPIESLGLDSVLLDSMVIRLTAKTMPGKSLTVERELRWRVKRALDAVGIRIVGGTTVIPEEETPDPTAAVAPPSVYSNSASPQAEAASPIAPARPVR; encoded by the coding sequence GTGTCCTTGCCCGCCGTCCTACTGGCCGCCGGTTCGTCACCGTCGCCGTCGCCGACTCCCTCGGAGTCACCGACCGCACTGGTCCCGTCGCTCCAGGACGCCCAGGAGAGCGCGACGAACGCCGCCAGCTGGGTCGAGCAGAACTGGTCCACCTGGCTGGCGATCGGCCTCAAGGTCCTGCTGATCCTGGTGATCGCGGTGGCGCTGAGAGTGGCGGTCCGGCGGGCGATCACCAAGCTGATAGACCGCATGAACCGCACGGTCCAGGCGGCCGACGGCCCGGCCGGCGGCACGGCGCTGGGCAGCCTGCTGGTCAACGTCGAGCGGCGCCGCCAGCGCTCCCAGGCGATCGGCTCCGTGCTGCGCTCGGTGGCGAGCTTCATCATCCTGGGCACCGCGGCCCTGATGGTCCTCTCCGCGTTCCAGATCAATCTCGCGCCGCTGCTGGCCTCCGCCGGTGTCGCGGGCGTGGCGATCGGTTTCGGCGCCCGCAACCTGGTGACGGACTTCCTCTCCGGCGTGTTCATGATCCTGGAGGACCAGTACGGCGTCGGCGACACGATCGACGCGGGGGTGGCCTCGGGCGAGGTGATCGAGGTGGGCCTGCGCGTGACGAAGCTGCGCGGCGACCAGGGTGAGATCTGGTACGTCCGCAACGGCGAGGTCAAGCGCATCGGCAACCTCTCCCAGGGCTGGGCGACGGCCGGCGTCGACGTGACCGTCCGCGCGGACGTGGACCTGGACCAGCTGAAGGCGACGCTCGCCGAGGTCAGCGAGAACATGAGCCGGGAAGAGCCCTGGAACGAGCTGCTGTGGGGCCCGATCGAGAGCCTGGGCCTGGACAGCGTCCTCCTGGACTCGATGGTGATCCGCCTCACGGCGAAGACGATGCCGGGCAAGTCCCTGACGGTGGAGCGCGAGCTGCGCTGGCGGGTCAAGCGGGCCCTGGACGCGGTGGGCATCCGCATCGTCGGCGGCACCACGGTCATCCCGGAGGAGGAGACCCCGGACCCGACGGCAGCGGTCGCGCCCCCCTCGGTGTACTCCAACTCCGCCTCCCCCCAGGCGGAGGCGGCCTCCCCGATCGCACCGGCGCGGCCTGTCCGGTAG
- a CDS encoding ROK family transcriptional regulator, translating into MAGTAGTPGTPRVLRAMNDRAALDLLLEHGPLSRTRIGKLTGLSKPTASQLLARLEAAGLVLATGTTEGRPGPNAQLYEVNATAAYAAGLDVTPERVLAAVADITGRTVGEYALPTPGKRPARPVVQQVTDALDGAVKAAGLARADLRRLVIGTPGAFDPGTGRLRYASHLPGWHSPALLDELAAALPMPVEYENDVNLVAIAEQRLGAARGHDDFVLLWNEGGLGAALVLGGRLHRGWTGGAGEVGFLPVPGTPLVRQVSRAGSGGYQELAGSQVIPRLARELGISPVPNGPYAEVAAALVGQAADINAGPHRRLLETYATGLATGLASLVSVLDPELVVLSGASLTAGGEPLRGLVQAELEELAAARPRLVVGDVREHPVLRGALESALVTTRDEVFDTSR; encoded by the coding sequence ATGGCAGGAACCGCAGGCACGCCCGGCACCCCTCGCGTCCTGCGCGCCATGAACGACCGGGCCGCCCTGGACCTCCTCCTGGAGCACGGGCCCCTGTCCCGCACCCGGATCGGCAAACTCACCGGTCTCTCCAAGCCGACCGCCTCACAGCTCCTCGCCCGCCTGGAAGCGGCGGGACTGGTCCTGGCGACCGGCACCACCGAGGGCCGACCCGGCCCCAACGCCCAGCTGTACGAGGTCAACGCGACCGCCGCGTACGCCGCCGGGCTCGACGTCACCCCCGAACGCGTCCTCGCCGCGGTCGCCGACATCACCGGCCGGACCGTGGGCGAATACGCGCTGCCCACCCCCGGCAAACGCCCCGCCAGGCCCGTCGTCCAACAGGTCACCGACGCCCTGGACGGCGCCGTCAAGGCGGCCGGACTGGCCCGGGCCGACCTCAGGCGGCTGGTCATCGGAACGCCGGGCGCCTTCGACCCGGGCACCGGCCGGCTGCGCTACGCCTCCCACCTCCCGGGCTGGCACTCCCCCGCCCTCCTCGACGAACTCGCCGCCGCGCTGCCGATGCCGGTGGAGTACGAGAACGACGTGAACCTCGTCGCCATCGCCGAACAACGGCTCGGCGCGGCCAGAGGGCACGACGACTTCGTACTGCTCTGGAACGAGGGCGGACTCGGTGCCGCGCTCGTCCTCGGCGGCCGGCTGCACCGCGGCTGGACCGGCGGCGCCGGCGAGGTCGGCTTCCTGCCCGTGCCGGGCACACCCCTCGTCCGGCAGGTCAGCAGGGCGGGCAGCGGCGGCTACCAGGAGCTGGCCGGTTCGCAGGTCATCCCCCGGCTCGCCCGCGAGCTGGGCATCAGCCCGGTCCCGAACGGCCCGTACGCCGAGGTCGCCGCAGCCCTCGTCGGTCAGGCCGCCGACATCAACGCGGGGCCCCACCGGCGGCTCCTCGAAACGTACGCGACAGGCCTGGCCACCGGCCTGGCCTCGCTCGTCTCCGTCCTCGACCCCGAACTCGTCGTCCTCAGCGGCGCCTCCCTCACCGCGGGCGGCGAACCCCTGCGCGGTCTGGTCCAGGCCGAGCTGGAGGAACTGGCCGCGGCCCGGCCCCGGCTGGTCGTGGGCGACGTACGCGAACACCCCGTGCTGCGGGGCGCGCTGGAAAGCGCCCTCGTGACCACCCGCGACGAGGTCTTCGACACCTCCCGCTGA
- the malQ gene encoding 4-alpha-glucanotransferase, protein MSVHGPAEPAGGHESGESRAGERLALARLAELHGVAPSFSPSPDRTVAASDSALVAVLAALGVDATTPEAVRGALAARERELAARLLPPTVVCGADGTANALAALPEGTRLHISTEQGETCDSVDRLPAGVHELEAVAPDGRTARAHLVVAPARLPTPAGRSYGLLVQLYSLLSRRSWGMGDLGDLGELSAWAGRTLGAGFVQVNPLHAAVPGAPTDPSPYRPSSRRFPDPVHLRIEDIPEFAYIGEAGGRERVRGLLERAGRLREAVLDKDELIDRDAVWELKREALELVCAVPLGPGRQAAYSDFLARAGEALEDHATWCALAEVHGSEWSRWPAGLQDPRSAETARARGELMDRVDFHCRLAWLTDTQLADAQRTARDAGMPVGIVHDLAVGVHPGGADAWVQQEYFAAGMSVGAPPDAFNARGQDWGLPPWRPDRLAESGYAPYRQLLRSLFGYAGALRIDHVMGLFRLWWVPQGLAPTEGAYVRYDAEAMLAVLALEASRAGAVVIGEDLGTVEPGVRETLHERGVLGTSVLWFERDWNGDGRPLPPDHWRADCLATVTTHDLPPTAARLTGDHVELRDRLGLLTNPLAQERAEAAADTNEWLTLLARLGLLRGGGGGLSEVEEEAEIQAVHRYLLRTPARMIGVWLPDGVGDRRPQNLPGTWNQYPNWRLPIADAAGRPMTLEELAGSARLRALMEVLREGTP, encoded by the coding sequence ATGTCCGTACACGGGCCGGCCGAACCCGCCGGCGGTCACGAGAGCGGGGAGAGCCGGGCCGGGGAACGGCTCGCGCTCGCCCGGCTCGCCGAGCTGCACGGCGTCGCCCCCTCCTTCAGCCCCTCCCCGGACCGGACGGTCGCCGCCTCCGACTCCGCGCTCGTCGCCGTACTGGCCGCGCTCGGCGTCGACGCCACGACCCCCGAGGCCGTCCGGGGCGCCCTCGCCGCCCGGGAACGGGAACTGGCGGCTCGGCTCCTGCCGCCCACGGTGGTGTGCGGCGCCGACGGTACGGCGAACGCGCTCGCCGCACTGCCCGAGGGCACGCGTCTGCACATCAGCACCGAACAGGGCGAGACCTGCGACTCCGTCGACCGGCTCCCGGCCGGGGTGCACGAGCTGGAGGCCGTCGCGCCCGACGGCCGGACCGCCCGCGCCCACCTCGTCGTCGCCCCGGCCCGGCTGCCCACGCCCGCCGGACGCTCGTACGGCCTCCTCGTCCAGCTCTACTCCCTCCTCTCCCGGCGCTCCTGGGGCATGGGCGACCTCGGTGACCTCGGTGAGCTGAGCGCCTGGGCCGGGCGGACGCTCGGAGCCGGATTCGTGCAGGTCAACCCGTTGCACGCGGCCGTTCCCGGGGCGCCGACCGACCCGTCGCCGTACCGGCCGTCCTCCCGTCGCTTCCCCGACCCCGTGCATCTGCGGATCGAGGACATCCCCGAGTTCGCGTACATCGGGGAGGCCGGGGGCCGTGAGCGGGTGCGCGGGCTGCTGGAGCGGGCCGGGCGGCTGCGGGAGGCCGTGCTGGACAAGGACGAGCTGATCGACCGGGACGCCGTGTGGGAACTCAAGCGCGAGGCCCTGGAGCTGGTGTGTGCCGTACCGCTCGGCCCCGGGCGGCAGGCCGCCTACTCCGACTTCCTCGCGCGGGCCGGTGAGGCGCTGGAGGACCACGCCACCTGGTGTGCGCTTGCCGAGGTGCACGGCTCGGAGTGGTCGCGCTGGCCGGCCGGACTCCAGGATCCCCGGTCGGCCGAAACCGCCCGCGCCCGGGGCGAGTTGATGGACCGCGTCGACTTCCACTGCCGTCTCGCCTGGCTCACCGACACCCAGCTCGCCGACGCGCAGCGGACGGCACGCGACGCGGGCATGCCGGTCGGGATCGTGCACGACCTCGCCGTCGGAGTGCACCCGGGGGGCGCCGACGCCTGGGTGCAGCAGGAGTACTTCGCGGCCGGCATGTCGGTCGGCGCGCCCCCGGACGCGTTCAACGCGCGCGGCCAGGACTGGGGCCTGCCGCCCTGGAGACCGGACCGCCTGGCCGAGTCCGGCTACGCCCCGTACCGCCAGCTCCTGAGATCCCTCTTCGGTTACGCGGGCGCCCTGCGCATCGACCATGTCATGGGCCTCTTCCGGCTCTGGTGGGTGCCCCAGGGGCTCGCGCCGACGGAGGGGGCGTACGTCCGGTACGACGCCGAGGCCATGCTCGCCGTCCTCGCGCTGGAGGCCTCGCGGGCCGGGGCGGTCGTGATCGGCGAGGACCTGGGGACCGTGGAGCCGGGCGTGCGGGAGACGCTGCACGAACGCGGAGTGCTCGGCACGTCCGTGCTGTGGTTCGAACGGGACTGGAACGGCGACGGACGCCCCCTGCCCCCCGACCACTGGCGCGCCGACTGCCTCGCCACCGTCACCACCCACGACCTGCCGCCGACGGCCGCCCGCCTCACCGGCGACCACGTCGAACTCCGCGACCGGCTGGGCCTGTTGACCAACCCGTTGGCGCAGGAGCGGGCCGAGGCCGCCGCCGACACGAACGAGTGGCTGACCCTGCTCGCCCGCCTCGGCCTCCTGAGGGGAGGTGGCGGCGGTCTCTCGGAGGTGGAGGAGGAGGCCGAGATCCAGGCCGTCCACCGCTATCTCCTGCGCACCCCGGCCCGCATGATCGGCGTCTGGCTGCCGGACGGCGTCGGCGACCGCCGCCCGCAGAACCTGCCGGGTACGTGGAACCAGTACCCGAACTGGCGGCTGCCCATCGCCGACGCGGCGGGCAGGCCGATGACGCTGGAGGAACTGGCGGGATCGGCGCGGCTGCGGGCGCTGATGGAGGTGCTGCGGGAGGGGACACCCTGA
- a CDS encoding HNH endonuclease, with protein sequence MPHVLVLNASYEPLGVVPLRRALVLVLENKAVSLEESGAFMHSATVTVPAPSVVRLKRFVRVPYRGPVPLTRRALFARDGGRCMYCGAAATSVDHVIPRSRGGQHRWDNVVASCRRCNHTKADRHLFEIGWRLRHKPAPPTGLAWRIIGTGHRDPRWLPYLQPYGADDAMARIDGISA encoded by the coding sequence GTGCCGCATGTCCTGGTACTCAACGCGTCGTACGAGCCACTCGGCGTCGTACCGCTCCGCCGCGCGCTCGTCCTCGTCCTGGAGAACAAGGCTGTCTCCCTGGAGGAGTCGGGCGCCTTCATGCACAGCGCGACCGTTACTGTCCCCGCACCCAGCGTGGTCCGGCTGAAGAGGTTCGTACGGGTCCCTTACCGGGGGCCCGTTCCACTGACCCGTAGGGCACTGTTCGCCCGCGACGGCGGCCGGTGCATGTACTGCGGCGCCGCCGCAACCAGCGTCGATCACGTCATCCCGCGCTCCCGCGGCGGTCAGCACCGCTGGGACAACGTGGTGGCGTCGTGCCGTCGCTGCAACCACACCAAGGCCGATCGCCATCTCTTCGAGATCGGCTGGCGGCTGCGCCACAAACCCGCCCCGCCCACTGGTCTCGCCTGGCGCATCATCGGCACCGGACACCGGGACCCGCGCTGGCTGCCGTACCTGCAGCCGTACGGTGCCGACGACGCGATGGCCCGGATCGACGGCATCTCAGCCTGA